The following nucleotide sequence is from Takifugu flavidus isolate HTHZ2018 chromosome 4, ASM371156v2, whole genome shotgun sequence.
cagcaaaccaggaaaaggggtttggtttagaatattttaggaactgatttataaccgctgtgtctttcctggtgtaatggtggaacatgtagacggcagccagaaactcctgaacgctcagatgaacaaagcagtagactgatttctggaagatcacactctctctcttgaagatctctgtacaaactcctgagtacaccgacacctcggagacgtccagtccacatcgctccaggtcttctgagtagaacatgatgtttcctttctccagatgttcaaacgccagccgacccaacttcagaaggagttctttatcagcctcagtcagttcctctggtctctgctttcctccatacttctgcttcttcctctttatctgaaccctcaggaagtgtgagtagaggtcagtcagggttttgggcagctctcctctctggtctctggtcatcatgtcctccagaactatagcagtgatccagcagaaaactgggatcagacacatgatgtggaggctcctggaggccttgatgtgtgagatgattctcttggacagatcttcatcactgaacctcctcctgaagtactcctccttctgggagtcagtgaagcctcgtacttctgtgatcctgtcaacacacgagggaggaatctgatgggctgctgcaggtctggaggtgatccagatgagagctgagggaagcaggttcccctggatgaggttcaccaggagcacgccaacggacgatacttgtgtgacatcagagatgagctgatggttgttgaaacccagtgaaaatctgctttcatccaggccatcaaagatgaacagaagtttccagacagtcagatcttctgctctgatcttctgtaatgttggatggaaaacatgaagcagtgagagaagactgtgctgctcatctctgatcaagttcagctccctgcatgagagcggaagcaccagactgatgtcttggttctccaaaccttctgcccagtccagactgaacttctgcactgagaaggtttttccaacgccggcgacaccgttggtcagaaccactctgatgtgtctctgttgctcagataagactttgaagatgtcctggcacttgattggagtgtcctggatgttcttcttggaggttctctcaagctgtctcacctcatgttgtgtgtccacctcctcactttgtccctcagtgatgtagagctcagtgtagatcttgttcagcagggttccacttcctgcttcatgagttccttcagtcacatgttcacatcttctcttcagactcatcttatgaccttctatcacctcctgcagatcacttcctgaacataagtaaaccaatgatttccatctataataaatcatcaacacaactacaaattcatgacatcacaaattaaatctcatattgaacagttttactttgtttgggcttcatttcagcatctccagatctgcttccagattgtgaacaagaggactctcctggtggagctgactggtcccagtttgataggatgtgctcccccctctcactatgaaacacatctctattagtcctttgatttataggatgaaagaacctgatcaagactcaatattgttccagcatttatgtctgaattcatcttttagtttaaacctgattcttgtttctaatcaacaatattcacattaagtctgtaactatatgactgtctgaggtttaagtgttaaacatctccaataataaactcacaacctgctgctgttaatgtgactaacagctgccacacaaacacatcatcacgctttagttttcttacatttcctctgaacttctgaagtctattactttatctttggagtggtcactcttcagggacacacagctgggcactgtggactctgctctgtcctcgtccatcctgaggaaacatcagaaatagtgatgagactgtgatgaaggtaaataatctgtagaggttgtagttaaataatcccaattcactgcatttttatcaaacaggaacatttctaatccattctggataacaactgaatcaataaatcaatgatgtctctgtataattttcatgttttcagagtttaagctgctttttttaactgttccctgcagtgagaaaagaactggcaccttttccagcccctcatcctgcagcactgaatgtgctctaaagttctttccagagcaaacgtctctgcacttgcagcaacatgttgtagtcatggatccgtgaggagaaccggatacaggaaacgcccccactttgatcccaaaacccaactggtggccaacggtggtccggcaacgacggggacgctggtccatcggcccgacaacactggttttccacaggccaacatggtgaaaggactgtcttcagctcagccactaaattatctggtgctacataaacatactagtcaggactttttaacttccctcatttgttcccctcttcaattatttctatgatccaagtcctcaaagatcactgctctatttaaaatagatgaaagaaatgacacccactcctgcatttctttcacagtggttccacaacatagaacaataaaccactgtgagaaaacgtgcaacatgaacccaaaatcctgttggtgtcctgtgatcctgtgtggatttagttatttagtttattgtcttaaactggtccggctgagagatgctaacttgcacacgattagatgttgtttgacaggtaataccaaaatatccagctgtgacctggactgttgaacaactctaataactctaagagcttttcacctgtcacaaaaaagttttaaaatgttgttaatacctgttaagactctctaacaacgttaacagcataatactcactttacactcagcttgtcgctcttcctgcttcgtctgaacagaatactttcacttttaaaacctaatcaacagcttcatggcgtatatattactaccattaaagcattctgggagggtttaaagttcttttaggatcagtagcaaagagcagaaaaataaactaaacttcacttagaaagactattcaactataactaaagccagactataagaaagttaaataagaactattcatttataatgtataatgatgttttgtgctaaaactaatatgaagtcttgttgaattttcttaagccaagaattcttcagctctatgcagctcttcaatagtaacaaaaatgttttcaaatcttgattttatctccaaacacaactgtcaattcttttcaataatttcttcgtttccactcacctgtcggtcttcagtcttcctgcttagtctgaaaggaatacttttacctttcctttttcctctgttaatgaacaactttatggctgttgatttatattccactactataaaagcattctggaaGGGTTCAAgatgaaaagttgttttgct
It contains:
- the LOC130523568 gene encoding protein NLRC3-like — translated: MDEDRAESTVPSCVSLKSDHSKDKVIDFRSSEEIERGEHILSNWDQSAPPGESSCSQSGSRSGDAEMKPKQRSDLQEVIEGHKMSLKRRCEHVTEGTHEAGSGTLLNKIYTELYITEGQSEEVDTQHEVRQLERTSKKNIQDTPIKCQDIFKVLSEQQRHIRVVLTNGVAGVGKTFSVQKFSLDWAEGLENQDISLVLPLSCRELNLIRDEQHSLLSLLHVFHPTLQKIRAEDLTVWKLLFIFDGLDESRFSLGFNNHQLISDVTQVSSVGVLLVNLIQGNLLPSALIWITSRPAAAHQIPPSCVDRITEVRGFTDSQKEEYFRRRFSDEDLSKRIISHIKASRSLHIMCLIPVFCWITAIVLEDMMTRDQRGELPKTLTDLYSHFLRVQIKRKKQKYGGKQRPEELTEADKELLLKLGRLAFEHLEKGNIMFYSEDLERCGLDVSEVSVYSGVCTEIFKRESVIFQKSVYCFVHLSVQEFLAAVYMFHHYTRKDTAVINQFLKYSKPNPFSWFAGLFTNNDPVTSLDDFLRRALMKSLKSENGHLDLFVRFLHGLSLESNQRILGGLLDQRTATQKPSRRSSTT